A window of Scophthalmus maximus strain ysfricsl-2021 chromosome 10, ASM2237912v1, whole genome shotgun sequence contains these coding sequences:
- the sfr1 gene encoding swi5-dependent recombination DNA repair protein 1 homolog isoform X1 gives MWNNLNILSLNVDLLRRSLFSFENYSSQNSVRRRVIEFCPIADFGGQKYGKTEKICHRLHSYVTNVANSGESSRPGCGRCGLHEPKVSSMELTPKAAKVKSVCSSPGDSAESSPCGSNEEKPHQKLSSSLRERLKRSRRSFTSPFSVAKRLCVDDSSEDGGRQVPADSRETANSPPPIVHSVGVHRNVVRSGSERLSGPVPEPTHLPSKDFAQQRDQLRKEIKDKTETLRRLKMVKMYRSKNDLTQLQTLVDKWRSCAQAALCELQSDVQIEGQKASLPELIDLFGLDDGILHFDRTGEDFIP, from the exons ATGTGGAATAACTTGAATATATTGAGTTTAAACGTTGATCTTTTGCGCCGTAGCCTATTTAGCTTTGAAAACTACAGCTCCCAGAATTCTGTTCGGCGACGCGTCATTGAATTCTGTCCAATCGCTGACTTCGGAGGTCAAAAATacggaaaaacagaaaaaatctgCCATCGCCTTCACAG TTACGTGACTAACGTGGCAAATAGCGGAGAGAGTTCCCGTCCCGGCTGTGGACGCTGTGGCCTGCACGAGCCGAAGGTCTCGTCGATGGAGCTCACCCCTAAAGCAGCTAAAGTCAAATCAGTGTGTTCTTCACCGGGTGACTCCGCGGAGTCGAGTCCCTGTGGAAGCAACGAGGAGAAG CCTCACCAAAAGCTGAGCTCCTCGCTGAGGGAGAGGCTGAAGAGATCGCGGCGCTCCTTCACCTCGCCCTTCTCCGTGGCCAAGCGGCTTTGTGTCGATGACTCCTCAGAGGACGGCGGCCGACAAGTTCCTGCAGATTCCCGGGAGACCGCTAATAGTCCTCCGCCCATCGTGCACAGCGTTGGTGTACACAGAAATGTTGTGAGATCAGGGAGTGAAAGGCTTTCTGGACCCGTTCCCGAACCAACACATCTTCCCTCCAAAGACTTCGCACAACAACGAGACCAACTCAGGAAGGAGATTAAAGACAAGACGGAGACGCTGCGCAGACTCAAGATGGTTAAAATGTACAGAAGCAAG AATGATTTAACACAGCTTCAAACCTTGGTTGACAAGTGGCGGAGTTGTGCTCAGGCTGCGCTGTGTGAGCTCCAGTCAGACGTCCAGATAGAGGGACAGAAGGCCAGCCTGCCTGAGCTCATCGACCTCTTTGGTCTGGATGATGGCATTCTGCACTTTGACCGCACAGGGGAGGACTTCATTCCCTAA
- the sfr1 gene encoding swi5-dependent recombination DNA repair protein 1 homolog isoform X2, translating into MELTPKAAKVKSVCSSPGDSAESSPCGSNEEKPHQKLSSSLRERLKRSRRSFTSPFSVAKRLCVDDSSEDGGRQVPADSRETANSPPPIVHSVGVHRNVVRSGSERLSGPVPEPTHLPSKDFAQQRDQLRKEIKDKTETLRRLKMVKMYRSKNDLTQLQTLVDKWRSCAQAALCELQSDVQIEGQKASLPELIDLFGLDDGILHFDRTGEDFIP; encoded by the exons ATGGAGCTCACCCCTAAAGCAGCTAAAGTCAAATCAGTGTGTTCTTCACCGGGTGACTCCGCGGAGTCGAGTCCCTGTGGAAGCAACGAGGAGAAG CCTCACCAAAAGCTGAGCTCCTCGCTGAGGGAGAGGCTGAAGAGATCGCGGCGCTCCTTCACCTCGCCCTTCTCCGTGGCCAAGCGGCTTTGTGTCGATGACTCCTCAGAGGACGGCGGCCGACAAGTTCCTGCAGATTCCCGGGAGACCGCTAATAGTCCTCCGCCCATCGTGCACAGCGTTGGTGTACACAGAAATGTTGTGAGATCAGGGAGTGAAAGGCTTTCTGGACCCGTTCCCGAACCAACACATCTTCCCTCCAAAGACTTCGCACAACAACGAGACCAACTCAGGAAGGAGATTAAAGACAAGACGGAGACGCTGCGCAGACTCAAGATGGTTAAAATGTACAGAAGCAAG AATGATTTAACACAGCTTCAAACCTTGGTTGACAAGTGGCGGAGTTGTGCTCAGGCTGCGCTGTGTGAGCTCCAGTCAGACGTCCAGATAGAGGGACAGAAGGCCAGCCTGCCTGAGCTCATCGACCTCTTTGGTCTGGATGATGGCATTCTGCACTTTGACCGCACAGGGGAGGACTTCATTCCCTAA